The Calditerricola satsumensis genome includes the window CTTTGTTGACATACTAGAAACTACGTGCTATAATTCACGTGTGAGGTGGTCGCGATGGCGGGGAAAAACGCGCTGCTTGACATCCGGCGGACGCTGGAAGCCCACATCGGTCAGCGCATTGTGCTGCGGGCAAACGGCGGCCGCAAAAAGATGATCGAGCGCACGGGGATTTTGGAACAGACCTACCCTTCCGTGTTTATCATCAAACTGGATGAAGACCGGCACGCCTTTAAACGGGTCTCCTACAGCTACACGGACATCCTTACGGAAAACGTCGAGCTCACCGTTTGTAAGGATGGGAAAGACATTCGCATCACCTACCCCTCGCAGTAACCCGTCGGGTTGCTGCGCGTTTTTTTGTGCATACTAGGTCTACCGGCGGCGCAAAAGGAGGCGTTTGGCCATGCCACGCAGGCGTCGCGGCGTCATGTCCGAGGAGCTGAAGCTGGAATTGGCCAAGGAACTGGGCATTTACGACACGATCCAGCGCGAAGGATGGGGGGGCATCACCACCCGTGATGCCGGGAATCTCGTCAAAAAGGCGATCGAAATTGCGGAACGCGCGCTGGTCGCCCGTCAAGCAGGCACCGGTTCATAACGCCGCCGGAAAGCCGGGGATTGTTTCCCCGGCTTTTTTGCGTTAAAATAGACGAATTATGACGGGCAAGAGGGTGACGTGCCGTGATTACGGTGAAAGCACCGGCAAAAATCAATCTCACCCTGGACGTGATCGGCAAACGAGAGGACGGCTATCATGAAGTCGAGATGGTGATGACCACCATCGATTTGGCCGACCGCATTGACGTCGCCCTGACGGACCAGTCCGGCATTGCCGTGGATTGCACGGCGGCCTACGTGCCGACCGATGCGCGCAACCTCGCCTATCAAGCGGCGGCCCTGATGAAGGAAGCGTACGGCATTCGCCAGGGCATTGCCATCCGGATCGACAAGCGCATCCCCGTCGCCGCCGGGCTGGGCGGGGGCTCGAGCGACGCGGCGGCGGTCCTTCGCGCGCTGGATGCGTTGTTGGGGCTGAACGTGTCGCGCGAGGAGCTGGCTGCCCTCGGGGCGCGCATCGGCTCCGACGTGCCGTTTTTCGTATACGGCGGCACGGCCGTGGCCCGGGGACGTGGCGAGCGAATCGAGCCCGTGCCCGCGCCGCCGCCGTGTTGGGTTGTGCTGGCCAAACCGCCCCTCGCCGTCTCCACGGCCGATGTCTACCGCGCCCTGCGCCTGGATGCCATCGATCAGCCGCCGACGACGGCGGCCATGGTCGACGCGCTCAACCGGCAGGATTTTGCCGCCGTCTGTCGTTCCCTCGGCAACATGCTGGAAGCGGTGACCTTCTCGCTTCATCCGGAGGTGCGCAAGCTGAAGGAGCGCATGCAGGCCTTTGGCGCCGAGGGGGTGCTCATGTCCGGCAGCGGGCCCACCGTCTTCGCCCTCACGCAGCAGCTTTCGCGGGCCCGCCGCATCACGAATGCCTTGCGCGGCTTTTGTCGCGACGTGTACCTGGTGCGCCTGTTGGGCGATGAACGGCAACGCGCGTGACATTCTGGCGTATGGGGGATCGGGCCATGTCCAAAATTCGGAGGAGTGCACGACTGGTCGACATTACGCACGAGCTCTTGACGCGACCGCACACGCTGATTCCGCTGACCTTCTTTGCCGAGCGGTACGAAGCGGCCAAATCGTCGATCAGCGAAGATTTGGCCATCGTGAAGGAGGTCTTTGAGAAGAACGGCATCGGCCATTTGCTGACGGTCGCCGGCGCCGCGGGTGGTGTCAAGTTTGTCCCCTACATGCCCAAGGAAAAGGCCCTTGCGGAGATCCGCGCCATCCTTCGCCGCCTGGAAGATCCGGATCGCCTCCTTCCCGGTGGCTATCTCTACATGACCGATGTGCTGGGGGAACCGCGAACGCTGCGCCAAATCGGCTGCATGTTTGCCACCGTCTTCGCCGATTGCCAGGCCGACGTGGTGATGACGATGGAGACGA containing:
- a CDS encoding Veg family protein produces the protein MAGKNALLDIRRTLEAHIGQRIVLRANGGRKKMIERTGILEQTYPSVFIIKLDEDRHAFKRVSYSYTDILTENVELTVCKDGKDIRITYPSQ
- a CDS encoding small, acid-soluble spore protein, alpha/beta type; translated protein: MPRRRRGVMSEELKLELAKELGIYDTIQREGWGGITTRDAGNLVKKAIEIAERALVARQAGTGS
- the ispE gene encoding 4-(cytidine 5'-diphospho)-2-C-methyl-D-erythritol kinase, with the protein product MITVKAPAKINLTLDVIGKREDGYHEVEMVMTTIDLADRIDVALTDQSGIAVDCTAAYVPTDARNLAYQAAALMKEAYGIRQGIAIRIDKRIPVAAGLGGGSSDAAAVLRALDALLGLNVSREELAALGARIGSDVPFFVYGGTAVARGRGERIEPVPAPPPCWVVLAKPPLAVSTADVYRALRLDAIDQPPTTAAMVDALNRQDFAAVCRSLGNMLEAVTFSLHPEVRKLKERMQAFGAEGVLMSGSGPTVFALTQQLSRARRITNALRGFCRDVYLVRLLGDERQRA
- the purR gene encoding pur operon repressor; translated protein: MSKIRRSARLVDITHELLTRPHTLIPLTFFAERYEAAKSSISEDLAIVKEVFEKNGIGHLLTVAGAAGGVKFVPYMPKEKALAEIRAILRRLEDPDRLLPGGYLYMTDVLGEPRTLRQIGCMFATVFADCQADVVMTMETKGIPLAHATAEFLNLPVVVVRRDNKVTEGSAVSINYVSGSSKRIQTMSLSRRALTESARVLIIDDFMKAGGTIRGMIDLLQEFQAHVVGIGVFVESAYAEERLVDSYVSLARLTEVDVRERRIRLEPGNYFA